A genomic stretch from Streptomyces sp. QL37 includes:
- a CDS encoding aspartate aminotransferase family protein: MKDEQLGFDLTRLLAERGAERYELHTRHLNHQLPRMLHTLGFDKVYERAEGAHFWDAEGNDYLDMLAGFGVMGLGRHHPVVRKALHDVLDASLADLTRFDCQPLPGLLAEKLLAHSPHLDRVFFGNSGTEAVETALKFARYATGKPRILYCDHAFHGLTTGSLSVNGEKGFRDGFAPLLPDTAIALGDLDALRRELRRGDVAGLVVEPIQGKGVHAAPPGFLREAQELLHRHKAVLIADEVQTGLGRTGDFYAYQHEEGVEPDLLCVAKALSGGYVPVGATLGKDWIFKRVYSSMDRVLVHSASFGSNAQAMAAGLAVLAVMEQEETVANARRTGDLLRERLAALVGRYELLHEVRGRGLMIGIEFGRPSSLKLRSRWTMLQAARKGLFAQMVVVPLLQKHRILTQVSGDHLEVIKLIPPLVIGEPDVDRFVTAFTAVMDDAHSGGGLMWDFGRTLVKQAVANR; this comes from the coding sequence ATGAAGGACGAACAGCTGGGTTTCGACCTGACGCGGCTCCTCGCGGAACGGGGGGCCGAACGCTACGAGCTGCACACCCGGCATCTCAACCACCAGCTGCCGCGGATGCTCCACACCCTCGGCTTCGACAAGGTCTACGAGCGGGCCGAGGGCGCACACTTCTGGGACGCGGAGGGCAACGACTACCTCGACATGCTCGCCGGCTTCGGCGTCATGGGGCTGGGCAGGCACCACCCCGTCGTACGCAAGGCGCTCCACGACGTCCTGGACGCCTCCCTGGCCGACCTCACCCGCTTCGACTGCCAGCCGCTGCCCGGGCTGCTGGCCGAGAAGCTGCTGGCGCACAGCCCGCACCTCGACCGGGTGTTCTTCGGGAACAGCGGTACGGAGGCGGTGGAGACCGCGCTGAAGTTCGCGCGGTACGCCACCGGGAAGCCCCGGATCCTCTACTGCGACCACGCCTTCCACGGACTGACCACCGGCTCGCTCTCCGTCAACGGCGAGAAGGGCTTCCGCGACGGGTTCGCGCCCCTGCTGCCCGACACGGCGATCGCGCTCGGCGACCTCGACGCGCTGCGGCGCGAGCTGAGGCGCGGCGACGTGGCCGGGCTGGTCGTGGAGCCCATCCAGGGCAAGGGCGTCCACGCCGCACCGCCCGGCTTCCTGCGCGAGGCACAGGAGCTGCTGCACCGGCACAAGGCCGTGCTCATCGCCGACGAGGTGCAGACCGGGCTCGGCAGGACCGGCGACTTCTACGCGTACCAGCACGAGGAGGGCGTCGAACCCGACCTGCTCTGTGTCGCCAAGGCGCTCTCCGGCGGGTACGTCCCGGTCGGGGCGACGCTCGGCAAGGACTGGATCTTCAAGCGCGTCTACTCCTCCATGGACCGGGTCCTCGTCCATTCCGCGAGCTTCGGGTCCAATGCCCAGGCCATGGCGGCCGGGCTCGCAGTCCTCGCGGTCATGGAGCAGGAGGAGACCGTCGCGAACGCCCGCCGCACCGGTGACCTTCTGCGCGAGCGGCTGGCCGCGCTCGTCGGCCGCTACGAGCTGCTGCACGAGGTGCGCGGCCGGGGCCTGATGATCGGCATCGAGTTCGGCCGGCCGTCCTCCCTCAAGCTCCGCAGCCGATGGACGATGCTGCAGGCCGCCCGCAAGGGGCTCTTCGCCCAGATGGTGGTCGTGCCGCTGCTCCAGAAGCACCGGATCCTCACCCAGGTCTCCGGTGATCACCTGGAGGTGATCAAGCTGATCCCGCCGCTGGTCATCGGGGAGCCGGACGTCGACCGTTTCGTCACCGCCTTCACCGCCGTCATGGACGACGCGCACAGCGGGGGCGGGCTGATGTGGGACTTCGGCA
- the dxs gene encoding 1-deoxy-D-xylulose-5-phosphate synthase — MTMLESIKGPQDLKALSRPELGELAEEIRAFLIRAVTRTGGHLGPNLGVVELTIALHRVFDSPVDRILWDTGHQSYVHKLMTGRQDFSKLRGKGGLSGYPSREESEHDVIENSHASTVLGWADGLAKADEVLERGRHVVAVIGDGALTGGMAWEALNNIAAAGDRPLIIVVNDNERSYAPTIGGLADHLATLRTTDGYERFLSWGKGVLQQTPVIGQPLYGSLHGAKKGFKDTFAPQGMFEDLGLKYVGPVDGHDTAAVESALHRAKRFHGPVLVHCITEKGRGFAPALADDADRFHTVGRMDPLTCEPLVVPAAPSWTSVFGDEIAEIGAERPDVVAITAAMLHPVGLTRFAEEFPDRIWDVGIAEQHAAVSAAGLATGGLHPVVAVYATFLNRAFDQLLMDVALHRCGVTFVLDRAGVTGADGPSHNGMWDMSVLQVVPGLRIAAPRDADRLREELREAVDVDDAPTVVRFPKESVGEPVAAVGRIGGMDVLHRAPDPDVLLVAVGVLAPACLQAADLLAGSGIRCTVVDPRWVKPVDEQLPALAAQHRMVAVVEDNSRSGGVGWAVGQALRDAGVDVPLRTFGIPEQFLAHAGRGEVLAEIGLTPVEIAGSISAALERRTAVGERNMPKENGA, encoded by the coding sequence GTGACGATGCTGGAATCCATCAAGGGGCCGCAGGATCTCAAGGCACTGAGCCGACCGGAACTCGGTGAACTCGCCGAGGAGATCAGGGCGTTCCTCATCCGGGCGGTGACGAGGACGGGCGGTCATCTCGGCCCCAACCTCGGCGTGGTCGAACTCACCATCGCCCTGCACCGGGTCTTCGACTCACCGGTGGACCGGATCCTGTGGGACACCGGGCACCAGAGTTACGTCCACAAGCTGATGACCGGGCGGCAGGACTTCTCCAAGCTGCGCGGCAAGGGCGGCCTCTCCGGCTACCCGTCCCGCGAGGAGTCCGAGCACGACGTCATCGAGAACTCCCACGCCTCCACCGTGCTCGGCTGGGCCGACGGCCTCGCCAAGGCCGACGAGGTGCTGGAGCGCGGGCGTCATGTCGTGGCGGTCATCGGCGACGGGGCCCTCACGGGCGGGATGGCCTGGGAGGCGCTCAACAACATCGCCGCCGCCGGGGACCGCCCGCTGATCATCGTCGTGAACGACAACGAGCGCTCGTACGCCCCCACCATCGGCGGGCTCGCGGACCACCTCGCCACCCTCCGCACCACCGACGGCTACGAGCGTTTCCTGTCCTGGGGCAAGGGGGTGCTCCAGCAGACGCCGGTCATCGGACAGCCGCTGTACGGGTCGCTGCACGGTGCGAAGAAGGGCTTCAAGGACACCTTCGCGCCGCAGGGCATGTTCGAGGACCTGGGCCTCAAGTACGTCGGCCCGGTCGACGGGCACGACACCGCGGCGGTCGAGTCCGCGCTGCACCGGGCAAAGCGCTTCCACGGCCCGGTGCTGGTGCACTGCATCACCGAGAAGGGCCGTGGCTTCGCGCCCGCCCTGGCCGACGACGCCGACCGCTTCCACACCGTCGGCAGGATGGACCCGCTGACCTGCGAACCACTCGTCGTGCCCGCCGCGCCTTCCTGGACGTCGGTCTTCGGCGACGAGATCGCGGAGATCGGGGCCGAGCGCCCGGACGTCGTCGCGATCACCGCGGCCATGCTGCATCCGGTCGGGCTGACCCGCTTCGCGGAGGAGTTCCCCGACCGGATCTGGGACGTCGGGATCGCCGAGCAGCATGCGGCGGTCTCCGCAGCCGGGCTGGCCACCGGGGGCCTGCACCCGGTCGTCGCCGTCTACGCGACCTTCCTCAACCGGGCCTTCGACCAGTTGCTGATGGACGTGGCCCTCCACCGGTGCGGGGTGACCTTCGTGCTGGACCGGGCCGGCGTCACCGGGGCCGACGGCCCCTCGCACAACGGCATGTGGGACATGTCCGTGCTCCAGGTCGTCCCGGGTCTGCGGATCGCGGCCCCGCGCGACGCCGACCGGCTCCGTGAGGAGCTGCGCGAGGCCGTCGACGTCGACGACGCGCCCACGGTGGTCCGGTTCCCCAAGGAGTCGGTGGGGGAGCCGGTCGCGGCCGTAGGGAGGATCGGGGGGATGGACGTCCTGCACCGGGCCCCCGACCCGGACGTCCTGCTGGTGGCCGTCGGCGTGCTCGCGCCCGCCTGCCTGCAGGCCGCCGACCTGCTCGCCGGATCCGGAATCCGCTGCACGGTCGTCGACCCGCGCTGGGTCAAACCGGTCGACGAGCAGCTGCCCGCGCTCGCCGCGCAGCACCGGATGGTGGCGGTCGTCGAGGACAACAGCAGATCGGGCGGGGTCGGCTGGGCCGTCGGACAGGCCCTGCGGGACGCCGGCGTCGACGTACCGCTGCGGACGTTCGGCATTCCCGAGCAGTTCCTCGCGCACGCCGGGCGCGGCGAGGTACTCGCCGAGATCGGGCTCACTCCGGTGGAGATCGCCGGAAGCATCAGCGCGGCGCTGGAGCGTCGCACGGCAGTGGGAGAGCGGAACATGCCGAAGGAGAACGGGGCATGA